One Oceanicoccus sagamiensis genomic region harbors:
- the arsH gene encoding arsenical resistance protein ArsH: protein MNDMPNLELSLLNTDLQDTLSNGSEVDHAPKILLLYGSLRERSYSRLVVEESARVLRELGCETRIFDPSGLPLPDDEDESHPKVQELRELMTWSEGQVWCSPERHGSMTAIMKAQIDWVPLSIGAVRPTQGKTLAVMQVEGGSQSFNTVNQLRVLGRWMRMITIPNQSSVAKAWLEFDDDDRMKDSGFYNRIVDVMEELVKFTLLTRGNAEFLVDRYSERKESAEALMARVNQRA, encoded by the coding sequence ATGAATGATATGCCCAATTTGGAGTTATCCCTGTTAAATACGGACTTGCAGGATACATTATCCAACGGCAGTGAAGTTGATCACGCGCCAAAAATTTTACTGTTATACGGATCGCTAAGAGAACGCTCCTATAGCCGCTTAGTGGTTGAGGAAAGCGCACGGGTTTTACGGGAGCTGGGCTGTGAAACCCGTATCTTTGACCCTTCCGGTTTACCGTTACCGGATGATGAAGATGAAAGCCACCCCAAGGTTCAAGAGTTGCGTGAGTTAATGACCTGGTCTGAAGGGCAAGTGTGGTGTTCCCCAGAGCGCCACGGTTCAATGACTGCGATTATGAAAGCGCAAATTGATTGGGTGCCACTCAGTATTGGTGCTGTACGCCCAACTCAGGGTAAAACTCTGGCGGTGATGCAAGTTGAGGGCGGCTCACAATCGTTTAATACCGTTAATCAATTAAGAGTACTTGGCCGCTGGATGCGGATGATAACGATCCCCAATCAATCGTCTGTAGCAAAAGCCTGGCTGGAGTTTGATGACGATGACCGAATGAAAGACTCGGGCTTTTATAACCGTATTGTCGATGTGATGGAGGAGTTAGTTAAATTTACTTTGCTAACCCGGGGCAATGCAGAGTTTTTGGTTGACCGTTATTCAGAACGCAAAGAATCCGCCGAAGCGTTAATGGCACGGGTTAATCAAAGAGCATAG
- the arsB gene encoding ACR3 family arsenite efflux transporter — protein sequence MGMFERYLSLWVGLSIMAGVVLGNFFPAAFAMVANWEYAHVNLLIAVLIWLMIYPMMIQVDFAAIKDVGKKPKGLILTLIVNWIIKPFTMAALGWLFFHFIFADFVNPETANEYIAGMILLGVAPCTAMVFVWSQLTKGDPNYTLVQVSVNDIIMVFAFAPITAFLLGVTDITVPWETLLLSVALYVVLPLAAGYLTRRFMHNQISGFVDSLKPLSVVGLLATVLLLFGFQAETILEKPQSIFMIAIPLIIQSYGIFFIAYFAARYIRLTHNVAAPAALIGTSNFFELAVAVAISLFGLHSGAALATVVGVLVEVPVMLSLVKFANKTRHWFPQS from the coding sequence ATGGGGATGTTCGAACGCTATCTAAGCCTGTGGGTTGGTTTGAGTATTATGGCCGGCGTAGTGCTGGGTAATTTTTTCCCCGCCGCTTTTGCCATGGTCGCCAATTGGGAATATGCCCATGTCAATTTGCTGATAGCGGTACTGATCTGGCTGATGATTTACCCCATGATGATTCAGGTGGATTTTGCGGCGATTAAAGATGTCGGTAAAAAGCCTAAGGGTTTAATTCTGACCCTGATCGTTAACTGGATTATCAAACCCTTTACGATGGCTGCTCTGGGCTGGTTATTTTTCCATTTTATTTTTGCCGATTTTGTTAATCCTGAAACCGCCAATGAATATATTGCCGGGATGATTTTGTTAGGTGTTGCGCCCTGTACTGCAATGGTGTTTGTCTGGAGCCAGTTAACCAAAGGCGACCCCAACTACACATTAGTACAGGTATCCGTCAATGACATTATTATGGTTTTTGCCTTTGCACCGATTACGGCTTTTCTATTGGGTGTCACCGATATTACGGTACCCTGGGAAACCTTGTTGCTATCAGTAGCGTTGTATGTGGTGTTACCACTGGCTGCCGGTTATCTGACTCGGCGCTTTATGCACAACCAAATCTCCGGTTTTGTCGATAGCCTAAAACCTTTGTCCGTTGTGGGTTTATTAGCTACCGTATTATTATTATTTGGGTTTCAGGCTGAAACCATTTTAGAAAAACCGCAAAGTATTTTTATGATTGCCATACCGCTGATTATCCAGAGCTATGGCATTTTCTTTATTGCTTACTTTGCAGCCCGCTATATTCGACTAACACATAATGTAGCGGCCCCGGCAGCACTGATTGGCACCAGCAATTTTTTTGAGCTGGCTGTCGCTGTTGCTATTTCATTATTTGGACTCCACTCAGGTGCAGCCTTAGCTACTGTTGTTGGCGTATTGGTTGAAGTACCGGTGATGTTATCGCTGGTTAAATTTGCCAATAAAACCCGCCACTGGTTTCCGCAAAGTTAA
- a CDS encoding arsenate reductase ArsC, whose translation MKLLFICTHNRCRSILAEAITNHLGCGQLLAKSAGSQPVGEVHPLSLKYLAEANISTAGLSSQSWDEHESWQPDIVITVCDAAAGEACPVWFGQSIKVHWGLTDPSSVDGSEQEIADAFRQTIATLHTRIETLLGHNLDRMDQQQLSAVFNALGEN comes from the coding sequence ATGAAACTGCTGTTTATTTGCACCCATAATCGCTGCCGCAGTATTTTGGCAGAGGCTATCACCAACCATCTTGGCTGTGGCCAGCTGCTAGCAAAATCCGCAGGCAGCCAACCGGTTGGCGAAGTCCACCCGCTCTCCTTAAAGTATCTGGCAGAGGCCAATATCTCCACCGCGGGTTTATCCAGTCAATCCTGGGATGAACATGAAAGCTGGCAACCGGATATTGTGATTACGGTCTGTGACGCCGCCGCCGGTGAAGCCTGCCCGGTCTGGTTTGGGCAGTCGATTAAAGTGCACTGGGGGCTTACAGACCCGTCCAGTGTCGACGGCAGCGAACAGGAAATTGCCGATGCATTTAGACAAACTATCGCTACATTACACACACGTATTGAAACATTATTAGGCCATAACTTAGACAGGATGGATCAGCAGCAACTGTCGGCGGTCTTTAATGCTTTGGGAGAAAACTAA
- a CDS encoding metalloregulator ArsR/SmtB family transcription factor: MDPLIFYKCLADDTRLKSLLLIAREKELCVCELTEALQVSQPKVSRHLAQLRECGLLEDRREGQWIFYSLSPSLPNWARAVIQTTAEHNPVYFHSAHQLICTMGDRPERKQQCC; the protein is encoded by the coding sequence ATGGACCCACTAATATTCTATAAATGCCTTGCCGATGACACTCGGCTTAAGTCCCTGCTGCTGATTGCCCGGGAAAAAGAGCTCTGTGTCTGCGAGCTAACTGAAGCCCTGCAAGTCAGCCAGCCTAAAGTATCCCGCCATCTGGCCCAGCTCCGGGAGTGTGGGCTGCTTGAAGATCGTCGTGAAGGCCAGTGGATTTTCTATAGTCTCAGCCCCTCCCTACCCAACTGGGCCAGGGCTGTTATTCAAACCACCGCCGAGCATAACCCAGTTTATTTCCATAGCGCCCATCAGCTGATTTGCACCATGGGTGACCGCCCTGAACGCAAGCAGCAATGCTGCTAG
- a CDS encoding acyl-CoA dehydrogenase family protein yields MQLTEQHLEIQRTIMNFIDKEINPYVDEWEREGLTPLHKLMKKMGDLGLLGIDKPEAYGGLGLDYSYAMLMNETLGHVHCGGVKLAIDVQTSMATPALARFGSDELRREFLVPAITGEMVASIAVSETSGGSDVAAIKTTAKKDGDDYIINGSKMWITNSTQADWICLLANTSDDNKHRNKSLIIVPTNTPGFSLSEKLDKLGMRSSDTAQVFLDNVRVPQRYLIGEEGMGFTYQMMQFQEERLSTISCVPPMDRAIQQTIEYCREREAFGKPILDNQVVHFRLAELQTEVEALRALFYRAADLYVAGEDVTQLASMAKLKVGRLTREVADSCLQYWGGMGFMWDNPVSRLYRDGRLVSIGGGTDETMLSIIAKGMGTLPGK; encoded by the coding sequence ATGCAACTCACCGAACAGCACCTCGAAATACAGCGCACCATCATGAACTTTATCGACAAGGAGATTAACCCCTATGTCGATGAATGGGAGCGAGAGGGGCTGACCCCACTCCATAAGCTGATGAAGAAAATGGGGGACCTTGGCCTGCTGGGTATTGATAAGCCCGAGGCCTACGGCGGCCTTGGTCTGGATTACAGTTATGCCATGTTAATGAATGAAACGCTGGGGCATGTGCACTGCGGTGGCGTTAAGCTGGCGATTGATGTGCAAACCTCTATGGCCACTCCCGCTCTGGCCCGCTTTGGTAGCGATGAGCTAAGGCGTGAGTTTTTGGTTCCGGCGATTACCGGGGAGATGGTCGCCTCAATAGCGGTTAGTGAAACCAGCGGCGGATCGGATGTGGCGGCGATTAAAACCACCGCCAAAAAAGATGGCGATGACTATATTATTAACGGCAGCAAAATGTGGATAACCAATTCCACTCAGGCCGACTGGATTTGCTTGCTGGCCAATACCTCTGACGACAATAAGCACCGCAATAAATCACTGATTATTGTGCCTACCAACACCCCTGGGTTTAGCCTGAGCGAGAAACTGGACAAACTGGGGATGCGCTCCTCGGATACCGCTCAGGTCTTTTTAGATAATGTGCGGGTTCCGCAGCGCTATTTGATTGGCGAAGAAGGCATGGGCTTTACTTACCAAATGATGCAGTTTCAGGAAGAACGCCTGTCTACCATTAGCTGTGTGCCGCCCATGGACAGAGCTATCCAGCAAACCATCGAGTACTGCCGCGAACGGGAAGCCTTTGGCAAACCTATTCTGGACAACCAGGTGGTTCACTTCCGCCTTGCCGAATTGCAAACAGAGGTAGAAGCCCTGCGCGCTTTATTTTATCGCGCGGCAGATCTCTATGTAGCCGGAGAAGACGTCACCCAATTAGCCTCAATGGCAAAACTCAAAGTCGGCCGGCTAACTCGCGAAGTCGCCGATAGCTGTTTGCAATATTGGGGTGGTATGGGCTTTATGTGGGATAACCCGGTTTCTCGCCTCTACCGAGATGGGCGACTGGTCTCTATTGGCGGCGGCACCGATGAAACGATGCTGAGCATTATCGCCAAAGGCATGGGAACCCTACCTGGTAAATAA
- a CDS encoding TetR/AcrR family transcriptional regulator, with product MKHLDTLIDQGQLTDPDSAKGRLLSGAAHLFREKGYERTTVRDIANEIGIQSGSLFHHYKSKEEILKAVMTDAVIYNTEKMRAAVAGPRVQKSSCWPVSAVSWPLSIPLIPLRP from the coding sequence ATGAAGCATTTAGACACATTGATCGATCAGGGGCAACTGACCGACCCCGATAGTGCCAAAGGGCGCTTGCTGTCTGGCGCTGCCCATCTATTTCGGGAAAAAGGCTACGAGCGCACCACGGTACGTGATATTGCCAATGAAATCGGCATTCAATCCGGCAGCCTATTCCACCATTATAAAAGCAAAGAAGAGATTTTAAAGGCGGTAATGACGGATGCCGTCATTTATAACACCGAAAAAATGCGCGCAGCAGTAGCGGGGCCGAGGGTCCAAAAGAGCAGTTGTTGGCCTGTATCCGCTGTGAGCTGGCCTCTATCCATTCCTCTGATACCGTTGAGGCCATGA
- a CDS encoding glucose 1-dehydrogenase — MTMLAGRVALVVGASSGIGKSIAIKLASHGAKVVLASRRQMEGDKVVAEITALGGEACFIAADVTSSESIKNLLAQTVSTYGGLDIAVNNAGIEGSTFVPTADYDEATFDAVINTNVTGVWRCMKYQIPQLNHQGVIVNMSSIAGLRGNEMMGCAYSASKHAIIGLTKTAAREYAAQGIRINAICPGVIKTDIAERSLLHDEILKRRVEKLHPIGRLGEVDEVAESVLWMVSDQSSFMTGHAMVLDGGVTA; from the coding sequence ATGACGATGTTAGCAGGGCGCGTTGCTCTGGTCGTCGGAGCCAGTAGCGGTATTGGCAAATCCATCGCGATTAAGCTGGCAAGTCATGGCGCAAAAGTCGTGCTCGCATCCCGTCGTCAGATGGAAGGCGACAAGGTCGTTGCCGAGATTACCGCGCTGGGTGGTGAGGCCTGTTTTATTGCCGCCGATGTGACCAGTAGCGAATCGATAAAGAACTTACTGGCACAAACCGTTAGCACCTACGGCGGCCTTGATATCGCTGTTAATAATGCCGGTATCGAAGGCAGTACGTTTGTGCCCACCGCCGACTATGATGAAGCCACCTTTGATGCGGTGATCAATACTAACGTTACCGGTGTATGGCGTTGCATGAAATACCAAATTCCGCAGTTAAATCATCAAGGGGTGATTGTTAATATGTCATCTATTGCGGGTCTTCGTGGTAATGAAATGATGGGCTGTGCCTATAGTGCCAGCAAACATGCAATTATCGGCTTAACCAAAACCGCTGCCCGGGAATATGCGGCACAGGGTATTCGTATTAATGCGATTTGCCCCGGCGTTATAAAAACAGATATTGCCGAACGCAGTTTACTGCATGATGAAATATTAAAACGACGGGTAGAAAAATTACATCCCATTGGCCGTTTAGGTGAAGTAGATGAAGTGGCAGAGTCGGTGTTGTGGATGGTGTCCGATCAATCTTCATTTATGACTGGGCATGCCATGGTGCTGGATGGCGGCGTTACCGCTTAA
- a CDS encoding fatty acid--CoA ligase, producing MSIYPEFQTLSDISRYHSQENAQRTALVFAGRETSYQQLDNYANQVAHGLSALVKPQQRIAILAKNNDYFFELLMGAGKCGAVLVGVNWRLAAPEVHYILNDSESRVLFIEESFLPVLDHIRSQLPLLETVIVLIEGQGEDDYSQWRNQQPVTEIDQAVTGADIAMQLYTSGTTGHPKGVELSHRAILALREAEHLVAEWSQWDNTDVALVAMPLFHIGGTATGLIALYNGSAAVIMAEVDPGEIIAAMHHYKVTRTFFVPAVIQLLLDHPSCNAEAFKSLKALLYGASPIPAALLTQALEVFQCSFAQIYGMTETAGSMTVLHPEDHNDPKAKKMASCGKAYPTVDIAIVDQSGKHLPADTVGEIIIRSPSLMSSYWKLPEATAKTMIDGWLYSGDAGYMDDEGYLYIYDRVKDMIVSGGENIYPAEVESVLFEHPDVKDIAVIGVPSKKWGEEVKAVVVANENSNLQPQQLIDFARDKIAGYKIPKSVDFTTELPRNPSGKLLKREIRKPYWEHLDRAVN from the coding sequence ATGTCAATCTATCCTGAATTTCAAACACTCAGTGATATCTCCCGGTATCACTCTCAAGAAAATGCGCAGCGTACGGCATTGGTTTTTGCCGGGCGTGAAACCAGTTATCAGCAATTGGATAACTATGCCAATCAAGTTGCCCATGGCTTATCGGCATTAGTTAAGCCGCAACAGCGTATAGCCATACTGGCTAAAAATAATGATTACTTTTTTGAGTTGTTAATGGGCGCCGGAAAATGCGGTGCTGTTTTGGTCGGGGTTAACTGGCGTTTAGCCGCGCCGGAAGTGCACTATATTCTAAACGATTCCGAGTCCAGGGTATTATTTATTGAAGAAAGCTTTCTGCCTGTTTTGGATCATATTCGCTCACAGCTCCCCTTGCTGGAAACAGTCATTGTACTCATAGAAGGTCAGGGTGAAGACGATTACAGCCAATGGCGAAACCAGCAGCCAGTCACAGAAATCGATCAGGCCGTAACCGGTGCTGATATTGCTATGCAGCTTTATACCAGTGGCACTACGGGTCACCCCAAAGGCGTCGAGCTTTCTCATCGCGCAATTTTAGCGCTGCGCGAAGCCGAGCATTTAGTCGCCGAATGGTCGCAGTGGGACAATACCGATGTGGCCTTGGTGGCTATGCCACTGTTTCATATTGGTGGAACCGCTACGGGTTTAATTGCTTTATATAACGGTTCCGCCGCCGTGATTATGGCAGAGGTTGACCCCGGTGAAATTATTGCGGCCATGCATCACTATAAAGTTACAAGAACCTTTTTTGTACCCGCGGTGATTCAATTATTACTGGATCACCCCAGCTGTAATGCCGAAGCGTTTAAAAGTTTAAAGGCCTTATTATATGGTGCTTCGCCGATACCTGCCGCGTTGCTAACGCAAGCGTTAGAGGTGTTCCAGTGCAGCTTTGCCCAAATCTACGGAATGACAGAAACTGCCGGTTCGATGACTGTGCTGCATCCGGAAGATCATAATGACCCCAAGGCTAAAAAAATGGCCTCATGCGGTAAAGCCTACCCAACCGTTGATATTGCCATTGTTGACCAGTCCGGCAAACACCTTCCCGCCGACACGGTGGGCGAGATAATTATTCGCTCACCTTCGTTAATGAGCAGTTATTGGAAACTGCCTGAGGCTACCGCAAAAACGATGATTGACGGCTGGCTTTATTCTGGTGATGCCGGCTATATGGACGATGAAGGCTACTTATATATCTACGATCGGGTCAAAGATATGATTGTTTCCGGGGGTGAAAATATTTATCCCGCTGAAGTGGAAAGCGTTTTATTTGAACACCCCGACGTCAAAGATATTGCCGTTATTGGTGTGCCCAGTAAAAAATGGGGCGAAGAAGTTAAAGCGGTTGTTGTGGCCAATGAGAACTCAAATCTACAGCCCCAGCAATTAATAGATTTTGCCCGGGATAAAATTGCCGGTTATAAAATACCTAAGTCCGTCGATTTTACGACGGAGCTGCCCCGCAATCCATCCGGTAAATTATTAAAGCGGGAAATTCGTAAGCCCTATTGGGAACATTTAGACAGAGCAGTGAATTAA
- a CDS encoding acetoacetate decarboxylase family protein, protein MSRDNFSGTNLCSNPPSFAVPPYQYRNNEMFTMTIRTSPEVLRALVPEPMVPNPENTLVVYIGMLNIAEPIVQPYGEAGIMIPVTLGERVGTFMPVLYLDEIELLISGREVWGFPKFGGEIIFKRDEKGVAASVRDGDVNIISASMSFEQQGEPIPVYQREHFLLKSIPSVTGDGFDIRQINTCLVRNDHRKEIWEGQADLSLASTVQNPLADIPVEEVISSVYTVGDIILDQGEMIFDYLA, encoded by the coding sequence ATGAGCCGTGACAACTTTTCAGGAACCAATTTGTGTTCTAATCCGCCTTCGTTTGCAGTGCCTCCCTATCAATATAGAAATAACGAAATGTTTACCATGACTATTCGCACTAGTCCTGAGGTATTGCGTGCTTTAGTTCCAGAGCCCATGGTACCCAACCCAGAGAATACGCTGGTGGTTTATATCGGCATGCTAAATATTGCCGAACCCATTGTTCAGCCCTACGGCGAGGCGGGTATTATGATTCCGGTTACTCTGGGCGAGCGAGTGGGTACTTTTATGCCGGTACTCTATCTCGATGAAATCGAACTGCTTATCTCGGGGCGTGAAGTTTGGGGCTTTCCAAAGTTTGGCGGAGAGATTATTTTTAAGCGCGATGAAAAAGGGGTCGCTGCTTCGGTTCGTGATGGTGATGTCAATATTATCAGTGCCAGTATGAGCTTTGAACAACAGGGCGAGCCTATTCCGGTTTATCAGCGCGAACATTTTCTATTAAAGTCTATTCCCTCCGTGACCGGTGACGGTTTTGATATTCGGCAAATTAATACCTGTTTGGTGCGCAATGATCACCGTAAAGAAATCTGGGAAGGGCAGGCCGATTTATCCCTGGCATCAACCGTGCAAAACCCCTTGGCCGATATCCCCGTTGAAGAAGTGATTAGTTCAGTTTATACCGTTGGCGATATTATTCTCGACCAGGGTGAAATGATCTTTGATTATTTGGCCTAA
- a CDS encoding SDR family NAD(P)-dependent oxidoreductase produces MQTLNNKTAIITGAGQGVGRGIALALASAGANIVLFGRTLSKLEEVAKEIEQRGGQSICLGGDVLNADDLAQVVALAVNTFGGINILVNNAQVISLGNILDFDEQQYQQGMDSGPLATVRLMRACHPYLKGDGVVINLATPAAFQADTSSYGPYNAAKEAIRALSRAAASEWGPDRIRVNCILPMAMSPAMELWQATEPDAVAAMLSGVPMGKIGDCETDIGAVVLFLCSAAGSYITGHSLPLDGGYTHLR; encoded by the coding sequence ATGCAAACGTTAAATAATAAAACCGCTATTATCACCGGCGCAGGGCAAGGTGTAGGCAGAGGTATTGCTTTAGCCCTGGCTAGTGCCGGAGCCAATATCGTGCTCTTTGGCCGCACATTATCAAAACTGGAAGAGGTCGCCAAAGAAATTGAGCAGCGGGGCGGCCAAAGTATTTGTCTGGGCGGTGACGTGCTTAATGCGGATGATCTGGCGCAAGTGGTCGCCCTTGCCGTCAACACTTTCGGTGGCATCAATATACTGGTGAACAATGCACAAGTGATTTCGCTGGGCAATATTCTTGATTTTGATGAACAGCAATACCAGCAGGGTATGGATTCAGGCCCATTGGCAACGGTGCGATTAATGCGTGCCTGCCACCCCTATTTAAAAGGCGACGGCGTAGTGATCAACCTCGCCACTCCAGCGGCCTTCCAGGCCGATACCTCTAGCTATGGTCCCTATAATGCCGCCAAAGAAGCCATCCGCGCCTTATCAAGAGCGGCCGCTAGTGAATGGGGCCCTGACCGTATCAGGGTTAATTGTATTTTGCCGATGGCCATGTCGCCTGCCATGGAACTATGGCAAGCAACGGAGCCTGATGCGGTAGCAGCCATGTTATCAGGGGTGCCTATGGGCAAGATTGGTGACTGTGAAACCGATATAGGAGCGGTGGTTTTGTTTTTATGCAGCGCTGCCGGCTCCTATATAACGGGGCATTCACTGCCTCTTGATGGTGGTTATACGCATTTACGTTAA
- a CDS encoding VPLPA-CTERM sorting domain-containing protein — MMKDLDACSSFLTRGVATAFSLLAFSAPLSADYFSYSFGAEDTVLSEGYEFAWDTAISNSTLIIDVIGINKGEEELLFNEEWEIKIKSPDSDIPVDQGIGYHNDDGWSIQVKQRELDYELYQGNNEFTITSLSLNEESVFVSYYFVDDSSADNDEVYGSLCVGDTCGAGPTVVPVPAAAWLFGSALVGLVGIGRRK; from the coding sequence ATGATGAAAGACCTGGACGCTTGTAGTTCGTTTTTAACCCGTGGCGTGGCCACAGCTTTTTCTCTTTTAGCTTTTTCTGCGCCTTTGTCGGCCGATTACTTTTCTTATAGTTTTGGTGCTGAGGATACTGTCCTGAGTGAAGGCTATGAATTTGCCTGGGATACGGCGATCAGTAATAGCACGCTAATCATTGACGTTATCGGTATTAACAAAGGTGAAGAAGAGTTGCTATTTAATGAAGAATGGGAAATTAAAATAAAATCACCGGATAGTGATATCCCTGTTGATCAGGGTATTGGTTATCACAATGATGATGGCTGGTCTATTCAAGTTAAACAGCGCGAACTTGATTACGAGTTATATCAAGGTAATAACGAATTTACGATTACCTCCTTAAGCCTTAATGAAGAGTCGGTATTTGTATCCTACTACTTTGTCGATGACTCCAGCGCTGACAATGATGAGGTGTATGGTTCACTCTGTGTGGGTGACACCTGTGGCGCTGGGCCTACAGTGGTACCTGTACCTGCGGCGGCCTGGTTATTTGGTTCTGCCTTAGTGGGTTTGGTTGGCATCGGGCGAAGAAAATAA
- a CDS encoding DUF2164 domain-containing protein produces MSTIEFSDEEKNILVKKIKLYFEQELDQDIAQFDALFLMDFIAEEMGAYFYNRGVQDAKLILEEKIEAIGDAFYEIEKPTYFSK; encoded by the coding sequence ATGTCTACCATTGAATTTTCTGATGAAGAAAAAAATATTCTAGTCAAAAAAATAAAGCTGTATTTTGAACAGGAACTGGACCAGGATATCGCCCAGTTTGATGCTTTATTTTTAATGGATTTTATTGCCGAGGAAATGGGCGCTTATTTTTATAACCGGGGAGTGCAAGACGCCAAGCTCATACTGGAAGAAAAAATAGAAGCCATTGGCGATGCGTTTTATGAAATAGAAAAACCGACCTACTTTTCCAAGTAA
- a CDS encoding DinB family protein, which yields MDRKEHFKLLANYNLRLNHQVYTAAATLDEATLNKDLGAFFGSILGTLNHIMVGDLFWLSRFETLSNRYSSLRQLTDIKQPKALDDIIFASFEELHFNRTIIDHIIINWTHDEIDNEDFKLDLSYKPIKGGTGSRNCAEVLAHLFNHQTHHRGQVSTLLSQHNIDIGTTDFLIDIPDSTPSL from the coding sequence ATGGATCGCAAAGAACATTTCAAATTACTGGCCAATTATAATCTACGTTTAAATCATCAGGTCTATACGGCGGCGGCGACACTGGATGAAGCAACCCTCAACAAAGACCTCGGCGCCTTTTTTGGCTCTATCCTCGGCACACTTAACCATATTATGGTGGGTGATCTTTTTTGGCTATCACGCTTTGAAACGCTCTCGAATCGATACTCGTCACTACGTCAGCTGACTGATATTAAACAACCCAAAGCGCTGGATGATATTATTTTTGCTTCATTTGAAGAGCTGCACTTTAACCGAACCATTATTGATCATATTATTATCAACTGGACCCATGATGAAATTGATAACGAAGATTTTAAACTGGATCTGAGCTACAAACCTATTAAAGGTGGCACTGGGTCACGCAATTGTGCCGAGGTACTTGCCCATCTATTTAATCACCAGACCCATCATCGAGGTCAGGTAAGCACCTTGCTGTCCCAGCACAATATCGATATCGGCACCACTGACTTTCTGATTGATATCCCCGACAGCACCCCATCACTGTAG
- a CDS encoding BLUF domain-containing protein: MSPLSHLIYVSSTSQLLSEAELKEILIGARTQNEQHDITGMLLYNDGNVMQVIEGEPTAVETLFSNIQQDPRHNGIIVLVKEAIAEREFPDWRMSYQNISGQDVEGFSDFLSFDPGKATHNILPGKAIKLLNTFKNQVT, encoded by the coding sequence ATGAGCCCCCTCTCTCATCTCATATATGTCAGTTCCACCAGCCAATTACTCAGCGAAGCGGAATTAAAGGAGATCTTAATCGGTGCCAGAACCCAAAATGAACAGCACGATATCACCGGCATGCTGCTTTATAATGACGGCAATGTGATGCAGGTGATTGAAGGCGAGCCCACCGCGGTGGAGACTCTGTTTAGCAATATTCAGCAAGACCCCAGGCATAATGGCATTATCGTTCTGGTAAAAGAAGCCATTGCTGAACGCGAGTTCCCGGATTGGCGCATGTCCTACCAGAATATATCTGGTCAGGATGTCGAAGGGTTTTCTGACTTTCTATCCTTTGACCCGGGCAAAGCCACCCACAACATCCTTCCTGGTAAAGCGATAAAGCTACTCAATACATTTAAAAATCAGGTGACTTAA
- a CDS encoding ZIP family metal transporter: MLLTVITSTLLAGLAMPLGAFVASIEHISPDWLEQEFRHTVTAFGGGALLSAVALVLVPEGINHLPVAYACAFFIGGGLSFMLLDRWLARHKTPASQLAAMLSDFIPESLALGAAFASGNSTALLLAALIGLQNLPEGFSAYREIKSSSSQSTVTIIAAFAAMALFGPAAGITGYLWLHDAASTIAAIMLFAAGGILYSIFQDIAPQVKLEKHFAPPMGALLGFSLGLTGFMLTT, encoded by the coding sequence ATGCTACTCACTGTAATTACCAGCACCTTGCTGGCAGGCCTGGCGATGCCTTTGGGTGCCTTTGTCGCCAGCATTGAACATATCAGCCCTGACTGGCTCGAACAGGAGTTTCGACATACGGTCACCGCCTTTGGCGGCGGCGCTCTATTATCCGCGGTCGCCCTGGTGCTGGTGCCTGAAGGTATCAACCATTTACCCGTCGCTTATGCCTGCGCTTTTTTTATTGGCGGCGGGTTGAGCTTTATGCTGTTGGATCGATGGCTGGCCAGACACAAAACACCCGCCAGCCAATTGGCTGCCATGTTATCGGACTTTATTCCTGAGTCGCTTGCGCTGGGGGCGGCCTTTGCCAGTGGTAATAGCACGGCGCTGTTACTGGCAGCGCTGATTGGCCTGCAAAACCTGCCTGAAGGGTTTAGTGCCTACCGTGAAATAAAATCATCATCGTCGCAAAGTACTGTAACAATTATCGCAGCCTTTGCCGCCATGGCACTGTTTGGGCCAGCCGCGGGTATCACCGGCTATCTTTGGTTACACGATGCCGCCAGTACTATTGCTGCCATCATGTTGTTTGCCGCCGGGGGGATTTTATATTCTATCTTTCAGGATATTGCGCCACAGGTGAAGCTGGAAAAGCATTTTGCCCCACCGATGGGTGCACTGCTGGGGTTTTCATTAGGGCTAACAGGATTTATGCTGACCACTTAA